One Bacillota bacterium genomic region harbors:
- the spoIIIAC gene encoding stage III sporulation protein AC — protein MGDLTPIYRIAGLGILVAVLNIFLQQAGRQEQAQMLSLAGVIIVLLWLVQMVARLFENVEAVFRW, from the coding sequence ATGGGTGACTTGACACCGATCTATCGTATCGCCGGTTTAGGCATCTTAGTGGCAGTACTGAATATTTTCCTTCAGCAGGCGGGGAGACAGGAACAAGCCCAGATGCTGAGCTTAGCTGGGGTCATCATCGTGCTGCTCTGGTTGGTGCAGATGGTAGCTCGTTTATTTGAAAATGTTGAGGCGGTATTTCGCTGGTAA
- the rsgA gene encoding GTPase RsgA, with amino-acid sequence MSIKRQCRGCGAYIQSENPNTVGYLPAHLLNEPGKELICQRCYRIKHYGKHEDYSGMSDAEQVIAHGLNWAQGVIVILDIMDFEASIPAQIEQFAAKENVIIALNKVDLLPPKTPVSEAVEWAVKRLSCRRIDGEVIPISSTTGYGIKELLAVLAESDARRWLVAGVTNAGKSTLITKILQKDGKNRGLTPTTARFPGTTVACTRWNLAHGLVLSDSPGLAPKGRLTDLVCLDCAVKLIPSQRLNVGVYRLNTRGALVIPGLAAFRPLEDDALLIGFTASQVKWQRANVQKLDDWLQSRCASCAVAKWQRAEVRIDPQHDLYVHGLGWISIRHKSIVGELTIPHGVEFTVRPNLIGGKME; translated from the coding sequence ATGAGTATAAAAAGACAGTGCCGCGGCTGCGGTGCATATATACAATCAGAGAATCCAAATACGGTCGGATATCTGCCTGCGCATCTGCTGAATGAGCCAGGAAAAGAGCTGATCTGCCAGCGCTGCTACCGCATTAAACACTATGGAAAGCATGAAGACTATTCGGGCATGTCTGATGCGGAGCAAGTAATTGCCCACGGGCTCAACTGGGCGCAGGGTGTTATTGTAATTCTAGATATAATGGATTTCGAAGCCAGCATTCCAGCGCAGATCGAGCAATTTGCGGCCAAAGAAAACGTTATTATTGCACTCAATAAAGTAGATCTGCTTCCCCCGAAAACACCTGTTTCAGAAGCGGTGGAATGGGCAGTGAAGCGTTTAAGCTGCCGCCGTATCGATGGTGAAGTGATTCCTATCAGCAGCACCACTGGTTATGGAATTAAAGAGCTTTTGGCCGTCTTAGCTGAATCTGATGCGCGCAGATGGCTGGTGGCTGGTGTAACCAATGCGGGGAAGTCAACGTTAATTACTAAAATTCTTCAGAAGGATGGTAAAAATCGCGGTCTTACCCCAACAACGGCGCGTTTTCCCGGTACAACGGTAGCCTGCACCAGGTGGAATCTGGCGCACGGCTTAGTATTGAGCGACTCGCCGGGATTGGCTCCCAAAGGACGGCTTACGGATCTGGTATGTTTGGATTGCGCGGTTAAACTTATTCCCTCCCAGAGGTTAAATGTGGGAGTATATAGGCTCAATACGCGGGGAGCGCTGGTAATTCCGGGTTTGGCAGCCTTTCGGCCTCTCGAGGATGATGCTCTCCTGATTGGCTTTACTGCCTCCCAGGTTAAGTGGCAGCGGGCCAATGTTCAAAAGCTTGATGATTGGCTCCAAAGCAGATGCGCATCCTGCGCGGTAGCAAAGTGGCAGCGAGCAGAAGTTAGGATTGATCCTCAGCATGATTTATATGTCCACGGCCTTGGTTGGATATCGATTCGGCACAAATCTATCGTTGGGGAGCTGACTATTCCTCATGGGGTGGAATTTACCGTGCGTCCGAATTTAATCGGGGGAAAAATGGAATAA
- a CDS encoding threonine ammonia-lyase, giving the protein MNKMLDLAKIRAAAQVIKPVIKKTPLDFASYLSERCGRRIFFKLENRQKTGSFKLRGAYHKLKRLTETEEVRSVITASAGNHGQAVAYAAALLNLPSTVVMPQSAAITKINAAKAYGARVVLTGSSMDDCFAEAFQQHIEKDHHFIHAFDDLDIIAGQGTVGLELLEQLDETACVVVPVGGGGLIGGIAACLKEASPAVKIIGVEAAGAASMANAVNLGRIEKLPLAATIADGIAIQQPGELTFALVQKYVDQLVTVPDEEIADAILFALEKSKLVLEGAGAVTLAALLHNHLELPQGNTVLVLSGGNIDVNQIARIIERGLVRAGRRVRLRVIIPDLPGALAELMSIVASAQANIIEVYHNRLALDLLLNSTEVILNIETRDQAHACQVIGALKRAGYEPDQI; this is encoded by the coding sequence GTGAATAAAATGCTTGATTTAGCGAAGATCCGAGCTGCAGCACAGGTGATCAAACCTGTTATCAAAAAGACTCCCCTGGATTTCGCATCCTATTTAAGCGAGCGGTGCGGACGCCGCATCTTTTTCAAGCTGGAAAACAGGCAGAAGACGGGGTCTTTTAAACTCCGGGGAGCGTATCATAAACTTAAACGTTTGACCGAAACTGAAGAGGTAAGATCCGTGATTACTGCTTCGGCGGGAAATCATGGGCAGGCAGTGGCTTATGCTGCGGCTCTGCTCAATTTGCCCAGTACGGTTGTAATGCCTCAAAGCGCAGCTATTACCAAAATTAATGCGGCTAAAGCCTATGGTGCTCGGGTGGTGTTGACGGGCAGTTCGATGGACGATTGTTTTGCTGAAGCCTTCCAGCAGCATATCGAGAAAGATCATCATTTCATTCATGCTTTTGATGATTTGGACATTATAGCGGGTCAGGGCACAGTTGGCTTAGAACTGCTTGAGCAATTGGATGAAACAGCCTGTGTGGTTGTGCCGGTTGGAGGCGGTGGACTGATTGGCGGCATCGCTGCTTGTTTAAAAGAAGCCAGTCCTGCTGTTAAGATTATCGGGGTTGAAGCAGCAGGTGCGGCGTCCATGGCCAATGCTGTCAATCTAGGTAGGATTGAAAAGCTGCCGCTGGCAGCTACCATTGCAGACGGAATAGCGATTCAGCAGCCCGGCGAACTTACATTTGCTTTGGTACAGAAATATGTGGATCAGCTGGTAACCGTGCCTGATGAAGAAATAGCTGACGCAATTCTCTTTGCGTTAGAAAAAAGTAAGCTCGTTTTGGAAGGTGCGGGCGCTGTAACTCTGGCAGCTCTGCTCCATAATCATCTGGAACTCCCTCAGGGCAACACAGTCTTGGTCTTAAGCGGAGGCAATATTGATGTCAATCAGATTGCCAGGATCATTGAGCGTGGACTGGTAAGAGCCGGCCGGCGTGTCCGACTCCGTGTGATTATTCCTGACCTTCCCGGAGCGCTAGCGGAACTTATGAGCATTGTAGCATCAGCGCAGGCAAATATTATTGAGGTGTATCATAATCGACTCGCTCTCGATCTATTATTGAACAGCACCGAAGTTATTCTGAACATTGAAACTCGAGATCAAGCCCACGCTTGTCAGGTTATCGGGGCGCTGAAACGGGCTGGATACGAACCGGACCAGATCTGA
- the aroQ gene encoding type II 3-dehydroquinate dehydratase, with the protein MVILLVNGPNLNLLGTREPEVYGDTTLVDIEQMMIRATEKQGFSLKCFQANGEGEIIDFLQKHRDAAGLIINPGAYTHYSYAIRDCIKALSIPAVEVHISRIYQREPFRHTSVIAPVCIGQISGFGDFGYLLALQGLIDFLCGEEKISVRTNSQATSRE; encoded by the coding sequence ATGGTAATCTTATTAGTAAACGGACCAAATTTAAATCTGCTTGGAACCAGGGAGCCGGAAGTGTACGGCGACACGACCTTGGTTGATATTGAACAGATGATGATTCGAGCCACAGAGAAGCAGGGTTTTAGTCTAAAGTGCTTTCAAGCTAACGGAGAGGGAGAAATCATTGATTTCTTGCAAAAACACCGTGATGCTGCTGGTTTAATTATTAATCCCGGAGCGTATACTCATTATTCATATGCGATCCGCGATTGTATAAAGGCATTGAGCATACCGGCAGTTGAAGTTCACATATCCCGAATATACCAGAGGGAGCCGTTTCGCCATACTTCAGTGATTGCACCGGTGTGTATCGGACAGATTTCCGGTTTCGGTGATTTCGGGTATTTATTAGCCCTGCAGGGATTAATCGACTTTTTATGTGGAGAGGAGAAGATAAGTGTTAGAACAAATTCGCAGGCGACTAGCAGAGAATAA
- a CDS encoding aminopeptidase P family protein — MLEQIRRRLAENNCDVFISTYKTHRRYLTKFTGSAGLVWIGHDTNILIVDFRYTEQAAEQSPGWEIVKQESTLTETLQSLIEKYGVKRIAFESEFITVDQLNHWQRNFEVEFVPTKNWVAQLRMVKTDEEIEKITKAVEIADQALQELIPTIKPGMKEIELALELEYTMRRLGAEAIAFDPIVGSGPRGALPHAVPGERQFTRGDFIVIDMGCVYQGYCSDMTRTLIVGKPTDKHLEIYNLVLEAQLAALAAIKPGLTGKQVDSAARDIIASAGYGDNFGHSLGHAVGLEIHEEPRLSQLDEETLVPGMVVTVEPGVYLPGWGGVRIEDLVVVTETGCKILTQTSKEMVIIE; from the coding sequence GTGTTAGAACAAATTCGCAGGCGACTAGCAGAGAATAATTGCGATGTTTTTATTTCTACATATAAAACTCACAGACGGTACCTAACTAAATTTACTGGAAGTGCCGGCTTGGTATGGATCGGACATGACACAAATATTCTTATCGTTGATTTTCGCTATACAGAACAAGCTGCAGAGCAGAGTCCGGGTTGGGAGATTGTAAAGCAGGAGTCCACTTTAACAGAGACGCTTCAAAGTTTAATTGAGAAATATGGGGTAAAGCGCATTGCTTTTGAGAGTGAATTCATCACTGTGGATCAGCTTAATCATTGGCAGCGCAATTTTGAGGTGGAGTTTGTTCCCACCAAGAATTGGGTTGCTCAGCTGCGGATGGTCAAGACCGACGAGGAGATTGAGAAAATCACTAAGGCGGTCGAGATTGCGGACCAGGCTCTGCAGGAGTTGATTCCTACAATCAAGCCTGGGATGAAAGAAATTGAGCTGGCTTTAGAGCTAGAGTACACTATGCGCAGGCTTGGGGCGGAAGCAATCGCCTTTGATCCGATTGTTGGTTCGGGACCGCGAGGTGCCCTGCCCCACGCAGTGCCGGGAGAGAGACAGTTTACCCGCGGCGACTTTATCGTAATTGATATGGGCTGCGTTTATCAAGGATACTGCTCTGATATGACGAGGACACTTATTGTCGGCAAACCGACGGATAAGCATCTGGAGATCTATAATTTGGTTCTGGAGGCTCAGCTTGCGGCTTTGGCGGCTATTAAGCCGGGTTTGACTGGTAAACAGGTTGACAGCGCTGCCAGGGATATTATCGCCAGTGCCGGATATGGCGATAACTTTGGTCACAGCTTAGGTCATGCTGTTGGTTTGGAGATTCACGAAGAACCCCGCTTATCGCAGCTGGATGAGGAAACTCTGGTACCGGGGATGGTTGTAACGGTGGAGCCGGGAGTATATCTGCCTGGGTGGGGAGGAGTAAGGATTGAGGACTTGGTTGTGGTCACAGAAACCGGCTGCAAAATTCTTACTCAAACTTCAAAAGAAATGGTGATTATAGAATAG
- a CDS encoding SpoIIIAH-like family protein produces the protein MYYVIHAKRVVLLMIVLVLIGVTFWVGFYGSDELRQAAGDYYASDNEDAAEVEQDAEPAVDVFSSQLRTVSELDDGMFISVTSVPTKFVEYRIEREKVRSQRLDLLERMLETAELDPDNRNKLQLELVGLLDNIARETELENLLKMNGYLDAVVLIENDSATIVVPVTLSSYEAEAIGEMVRRITNIRLDRITIIDELTNS, from the coding sequence GTGTATTACGTGATTCATGCCAAAAGAGTTGTTCTGCTGATGATTGTTTTAGTGCTGATCGGGGTAACTTTTTGGGTTGGTTTCTATGGCAGTGACGAGCTGCGTCAAGCTGCCGGAGACTATTACGCTTCAGATAACGAAGATGCAGCTGAGGTTGAGCAAGATGCGGAGCCGGCAGTTGATGTTTTCTCCTCGCAGCTTCGCACCGTAAGCGAGCTAGACGACGGAATGTTTATTTCAGTAACATCTGTGCCAACTAAATTTGTGGAATACCGAATAGAGCGGGAAAAAGTGAGAAGCCAGAGGCTGGATCTGCTGGAACGCATGCTGGAAACCGCGGAGCTAGACCCTGATAACCGCAATAAACTACAGCTGGAACTGGTAGGTTTATTGGATAATATCGCGCGAGAGACAGAGTTAGAGAACCTTCTTAAAATGAATGGTTATCTGGATGCGGTTGTTCTTATCGAAAATGATTCAGCCACTATTGTTGTTCCCGTAACTCTGTCGAGCTATGAAGCGGAAGCGATAGGGGAGATGGTGCGGAGGATCACTAACATCCGTTTGGACAGGATTACAATTATTGACGAGCTGACAAACAGCTAG
- the spoIIIAE gene encoding stage III sporulation protein AE: MHKNSKVKVLFVICCLALFSGAAAALAADLDILAESVEEQLRALNLEELIGYVDRIEPDFQEFIPAVNLKTVFTNGLKDINLIDVFNTLVKVLFKEVVFSSQLMRQLLVTALLAAVLNQLQLSVEDKGIINIGLLVCFLVIMYVGLQSFRSALTLAYQSLDDMVSFMYALLPMLATLVASVGGITSAAMFHPVLIAVVSGVAFLIRTILFPLLNVGAVVGLLAHLSPDFPLTRLSGLIKHAATMLLSFAFTIFLGVLAVRGAIAPVADGVALRAAKFLTSNVVPVIGSMFANAVEVVVGGSLLIKNTVGMFGMLIIFFLVALPIIKIWAIVLIYRITAVLIEPISDKRISEAVGSMAGSLTLVMVSLATAALMFFLTITILVGIGNLAAVMR; encoded by the coding sequence GTGCACAAAAACTCTAAAGTTAAGGTGTTGTTTGTAATCTGCTGTTTGGCATTGTTTTCCGGTGCAGCTGCGGCTTTGGCTGCTGATCTGGATATTTTAGCTGAATCTGTTGAAGAACAGCTGCGGGCACTCAATTTAGAGGAACTGATCGGATATGTGGATCGCATTGAGCCGGATTTTCAAGAATTCATTCCGGCTGTAAACCTAAAGACGGTCTTTACTAATGGGTTAAAAGATATCAATCTTATTGATGTGTTTAACACATTAGTCAAGGTTTTATTTAAGGAAGTAGTTTTTAGTTCCCAGCTAATGCGCCAGCTTTTGGTAACAGCTCTGCTGGCAGCGGTTTTGAACCAACTTCAGCTCTCCGTTGAAGACAAAGGAATCATTAATATTGGGCTGCTGGTCTGCTTTTTGGTGATTATGTATGTGGGACTTCAGAGCTTTCGGTCTGCCTTAACCTTAGCGTACCAAAGTCTCGATGACATGGTCTCGTTTATGTATGCGCTCCTGCCGATGCTTGCTACATTAGTCGCTTCTGTAGGTGGAATAACATCAGCTGCCATGTTTCACCCGGTCCTGATTGCGGTAGTCAGTGGAGTGGCTTTCTTGATAAGGACGATCTTGTTTCCACTGCTGAATGTTGGTGCAGTAGTCGGGCTGTTAGCCCACCTTTCTCCGGATTTTCCTTTAACCCGCTTGAGTGGACTGATAAAACATGCGGCAACCATGCTCCTTTCATTCGCGTTTACAATTTTTTTAGGTGTACTGGCAGTGCGGGGGGCAATTGCGCCAGTAGCAGATGGAGTCGCCCTGCGGGCAGCCAAATTTTTGACAAGCAATGTGGTTCCCGTGATTGGTTCCATGTTTGCGAACGCGGTTGAGGTTGTGGTTGGCGGATCATTGTTAATCAAGAATACTGTCGGGATGTTCGGTATGCTGATTATTTTTTTCTTAGTAGCCCTACCGATCATTAAAATCTGGGCAATTGTACTTATCTACCGCATCACAGCTGTTCTGATAGAACCAATCAGCGATAAGCGTATTTCTGAAGCAGTAGGCAGCATGGCTGGTTCGCTCACACTGGTAATGGTGTCCTTGGCAACAGCAGCCTTAATGTTTTTTCTAACTATCACGATTTTAGTGGGAATCGGCAATTTGGCTGCAGTAATGAGGTGA
- the sigK gene encoding RNA polymerase sporulation sigma factor SigK — protein MLAALAAFAVGWVFEGIGLLVSYISNSNVFPKPLHPAEEKELLEAMKAGSIEARNFLVERNLRLVAHIVKKFDKKGEDLEDLISIGTIGLIKAINTYDPDKQTRLATYAARCIENEVLMHLRSTKKLKKEVMLYDPIGSDREGNELSLIDIFGTDTDNVFDQVELQVDQEVLHDKLKCLSQREKQVLILRYGLGDEERQTQREISKRMGISRSYVSRIEKRALLKLQEKMCLD, from the coding sequence ATGCTTGCAGCGTTAGCGGCCTTTGCTGTTGGATGGGTTTTTGAAGGCATCGGTCTGCTCGTTTCGTATATTTCAAACTCTAATGTTTTTCCCAAACCTTTACATCCAGCTGAAGAGAAAGAACTGCTGGAGGCAATGAAGGCGGGAAGTATTGAAGCGCGGAACTTTTTGGTAGAGCGAAATCTCAGGCTTGTTGCGCATATCGTAAAGAAGTTTGACAAAAAAGGCGAAGATCTGGAGGACCTAATATCAATCGGCACGATTGGACTGATTAAGGCAATCAATACTTATGATCCGGATAAGCAAACTCGGCTCGCAACCTATGCAGCTCGTTGTATTGAGAATGAAGTATTAATGCATCTGCGTTCTACTAAAAAACTCAAAAAAGAGGTTATGCTGTATGATCCAATTGGATCGGATCGCGAAGGTAATGAGCTGAGTCTGATCGATATTTTCGGAACCGATACCGATAATGTTTTTGACCAGGTTGAGCTCCAAGTTGACCAAGAGGTTCTCCACGATAAACTCAAATGTTTGAGTCAGCGGGAAAAACAGGTGTTGATACTGCGCTACGGGCTGGGTGATGAGGAAAGGCAGACACAGCGGGAAATCAGCAAACGCATGGGAATTTCCCGTTCATATGTATCGCGAATAGAGAAGCGAGCATTATTAAAACTTCAGGAAAAAATGTGCTTAGATTAA
- a CDS encoding shikimate kinase, whose protein sequence is MIANLTLIGFMGTGKTSVGRVCAEQAGWSFIDCDAELERRLNRIIKDIFREHGEGYFRSAEAETLDQILKNSHQVISTGGGIVTYEPSRRMLLESKGKGNKIIWLKAAPEVIYERTACSQDRPLLNVADPLAEIRRLLMQRHMFYEQLADACIDTTALSIEQTADAVLRLIE, encoded by the coding sequence ATGATTGCTAATTTGACTCTGATTGGATTTATGGGTACGGGAAAAACTAGTGTGGGACGGGTCTGCGCGGAGCAAGCCGGCTGGTCTTTTATCGACTGTGATGCTGAGCTGGAGCGCAGGCTTAACCGTATCATTAAAGACATCTTTCGCGAGCATGGTGAGGGATACTTTCGGTCTGCTGAAGCCGAAACTTTGGATCAGATTCTGAAAAACTCCCACCAGGTGATTTCTACCGGAGGCGGGATAGTCACCTATGAACCTTCGCGCAGGATGCTGCTTGAAAGTAAGGGAAAGGGCAATAAGATAATCTGGCTTAAAGCTGCCCCTGAAGTGATTTATGAGCGAACCGCCTGCTCTCAGGATCGGCCGCTGCTTAATGTGGCAGATCCTTTGGCTGAAATTCGCCGGCTGCTGATGCAGCGCCACATGTTCTATGAACAGCTTGCCGATGCCTGCATCGATACAACGGCATTAAGTATTGAACAAACGGCTGACGCTGTGTTAAGACTAATTGAGTAG
- a CDS encoding YqeG family HAD IIIA-type phosphatase: protein MKLLLPDQVCNRVTDIDLDVLRIQGISCLLLDLDNTLVQYDSDRLDSEFRLWIEEAKAKGFKVCLVSNGKPKRVKRFAEEMDIPAVIWAFKPKRTPFRKALRILGKKVSEAAMIGDQLFTDILGANRLGIYSILITPLGTKELGTTRVVRKLERRMLKKFVKKGMLTAEAVNQRDGGKE, encoded by the coding sequence ATGAAGCTGTTACTGCCAGATCAGGTGTGCAACCGAGTGACTGATATAGATTTGGATGTTTTGCGCATACAGGGGATCTCTTGTCTGCTGCTGGATTTAGACAATACATTGGTTCAGTATGATAGTGATCGGCTGGACAGTGAATTTAGGTTATGGATTGAGGAGGCTAAAGCGAAAGGATTTAAAGTCTGTTTAGTGTCTAACGGTAAGCCGAAGCGGGTGAAGCGCTTTGCTGAAGAAATGGACATCCCGGCAGTTATTTGGGCATTTAAGCCGAAACGGACACCTTTTCGGAAAGCCTTAAGGATCTTAGGTAAAAAGGTTTCTGAAGCCGCGATGATTGGTGATCAGCTGTTCACTGATATTCTAGGTGCAAACCGGCTAGGAATTTATTCTATATTAATCACGCCGCTCGGCACAAAGGAACTTGGAACAACTAGGGTTGTCCGGAAATTGGAGCGGCGCATGCTGAAAAAGTTTGTTAAAAAAGGAATGCTGACAGCAGAAGCAGTAAATCAACGCGACGGAGGGAAAGAATGA
- the spoIIIAA gene encoding stage III sporulation protein AA, whose amino-acid sequence MKSALLSQLAPNLRRLLEPIRTWDLIEEIRLRAERPLVVKERSHEYGVNSTGICRISESYVVKIEDIARTFEIMTDSSRYALEDEIRAGYLTLCGGHRVGISGKAVLESGQIKTFKYINGLNLRLARAVIGAADPLMRSIVNRGQVVSTLIISPPGCGKTTLLRDICRQVSDQGFNTVVIDERSEIAACHRGIPQLDVGRNSYVIDGCPKAEGISIALRGLAPEVIITDEIGHPDDGSALADVIRAGVAVVASCHGADWDSVSKRFWMQYGWEAFQQAIFLSRRRGPGTVEQVLKLDELA is encoded by the coding sequence ATGAAGTCAGCTTTGCTGTCTCAGCTTGCGCCAAATTTGAGGCGGCTCTTGGAGCCGATCCGAACTTGGGATCTTATAGAGGAAATCAGACTCCGGGCTGAACGGCCGCTGGTAGTTAAGGAGCGGAGCCATGAATATGGTGTCAACAGCACCGGTATCTGCCGGATCAGCGAGAGCTATGTGGTGAAGATAGAAGACATAGCCAGGACTTTTGAGATTATGACCGATAGTTCTCGGTACGCGCTGGAAGATGAGATTCGGGCTGGCTACCTAACCCTTTGCGGGGGCCATCGAGTCGGAATCAGCGGCAAAGCTGTGTTAGAATCCGGCCAGATTAAAACCTTTAAATACATCAACGGGCTAAATCTCCGGTTGGCCAGAGCCGTAATCGGAGCTGCCGATCCGCTGATGCGCTCCATTGTTAATCGCGGACAGGTTGTCTCAACGCTGATTATCTCACCACCGGGCTGCGGAAAAACAACACTGCTGCGGGATATCTGCCGTCAGGTGTCAGATCAAGGCTTTAATACTGTTGTGATCGACGAGCGCTCAGAAATAGCTGCCTGCCATCGAGGAATTCCCCAACTGGATGTGGGCAGGAATTCGTATGTTATCGATGGCTGTCCAAAAGCGGAGGGAATCTCGATCGCCCTTAGGGGACTGGCACCTGAAGTGATTATTACCGATGAAATCGGTCACCCTGATGATGGATCGGCTTTAGCAGATGTAATTCGTGCTGGTGTAGCAGTTGTTGCTTCCTGCCATGGAGCTGATTGGGACAGTGTGTCAAAACGATTCTGGATGCAGTATGGGTGGGAAGCTTTTCAGCAGGCCATCTTCCTGTCCCGGCGCAGAGGACCGGGCACGGTGGAACAGGTTCTTAAATTGGATGAGCTTGCATAA
- a CDS encoding stage III sporulation protein AB, which translates to MLRLIGACMVIFGCGTAGIVVARSYSLRPRHLQEMRSALQLLATEINYARSSLSEACSKIAGQVEGPIAQFFAQFADSLAQNNDVSASELWNQALQILGEAGFTNQELEAVGQLGSALGRSDADDQMKHLLLLQTRLEQLGSQAEQERDKMVRLWNYLGFCVGALIVLLLI; encoded by the coding sequence ATGCTGCGGTTGATAGGCGCCTGTATGGTTATTTTTGGATGCGGAACAGCTGGCATAGTCGTGGCCAGAAGTTACTCTCTTCGCCCCCGCCATCTGCAGGAGATGCGCAGTGCGCTCCAGCTATTAGCCACAGAGATTAATTACGCACGATCGTCGTTATCGGAAGCATGCAGTAAAATAGCGGGTCAAGTTGAAGGACCGATCGCGCAGTTCTTTGCTCAGTTTGCTGATTCTCTGGCACAGAACAATGATGTAAGCGCATCTGAACTCTGGAATCAGGCTCTCCAAATATTAGGGGAAGCAGGTTTCACCAATCAGGAATTAGAGGCGGTTGGTCAGCTTGGCAGTGCGCTGGGGAGAAGCGATGCCGATGATCAGATGAAGCATCTGCTGCTTCTGCAAACCCGGTTAGAGCAGTTGGGCTCCCAAGCTGAGCAGGAGCGGGATAAGATGGTTCGGCTCTGGAATTATCTGGGGTTTTGTGTAGGCGCCTTAATAGTTTTATTGCTGATCTAG
- a CDS encoding stage III sporulation protein AD gives MLWVPLIAGLAVVLVVVQIQLRGMNPPWAVLTSITFTVIVVLLLIPELTQVVGFLNSLSNQAGVSSQYLAPILKTTAIVYITAFGTEICRDADENAMAVVVELAGKIIILIIALPLIEAILIAVLGILG, from the coding sequence ATGCTGTGGGTTCCATTAATCGCCGGATTGGCAGTAGTGCTTGTTGTGGTCCAAATTCAGCTGCGGGGTATGAATCCGCCATGGGCTGTTTTAACATCAATAACCTTTACTGTAATTGTGGTATTACTGTTGATTCCTGAATTGACCCAGGTGGTGGGGTTTTTAAACAGCCTCTCGAATCAAGCAGGAGTGAGTTCTCAGTATCTGGCACCGATTCTTAAGACGACAGCGATAGTTTATATCACAGCATTTGGCACGGAAATCTGCCGAGATGCGGATGAAAATGCTATGGCAGTGGTTGTGGAATTGGCTGGGAAGATTATCATTTTAATCATTGCGCTGCCCCTTATTGAAGCTATTTTGATTGCTGTATTGGGAATATTGGGGTAA
- the efp gene encoding elongation factor P: MISVNDLRTGLTIKVEGDVYSVVEFLHVKPGKGAAFVRTKLKNVKTGAVREMTFRAGERVERAIVETKQMQFLYSTGDEYYFMDTNSFDQVGLTKADLGDAPNYLLENMTIGIQFYEGAPIGIELPTTVNLRVVETEPGFRGDTATGATKPATLETGITVQVPLFIEQDEIVKVDTRTGEYLSRA, translated from the coding sequence ATGATATCAGTCAATGATCTGCGGACAGGCTTAACGATTAAAGTTGAAGGTGACGTGTACAGTGTAGTTGAATTCCTGCACGTAAAACCAGGAAAGGGCGCAGCTTTTGTCCGCACCAAGCTTAAAAATGTAAAAACCGGGGCTGTTAGGGAAATGACTTTCAGAGCCGGTGAAAGAGTCGAGCGGGCAATTGTAGAAACTAAGCAGATGCAGTTCCTTTATAGCACCGGTGACGAGTATTATTTTATGGACACTAATAGTTTTGATCAGGTCGGCCTGACCAAAGCTGATTTAGGCGATGCTCCTAACTACCTATTAGAGAACATGACAATCGGCATTCAGTTCTATGAAGGCGCCCCTATTGGTATCGAGCTGCCGACCACTGTTAACTTAAGAGTGGTTGAAACTGAACCTGGTTTTCGGGGGGATACTGCTACCGGCGCAACTAAACCAGCAACTCTTGAAACAGGAATTACTGTGCAGGTCCCGCTGTTTATTGAGCAGGACGAGATAGTTAAGGTAGATACACGTACAGGCGAATATCTATCTAGGGCGTAA